One Onthophagus taurus isolate NC chromosome 11, IU_Otau_3.0, whole genome shotgun sequence genomic window carries:
- the LOC111415298 gene encoding cuticle protein 65-like codes for MNSMVIVFFVALSTAYASVLPLGVALAGPGNPGALVKGPAAQATVHGPDGSVIVGAADAGAVAAAPIPGGHVAAAVAPGIVATPGIVAAPIIAPAPIIAAPIIAKPVIPSGSISVGLGGAVIAGPSGSVATNNGLGVGLGHGVGLGLGYGHGLGLGLGHGLY; via the exons ATGAACTCCATG GTCATCGTTTTCTTCGTGGCTTTGTCCACCGCTTACGCTTCAGTACTCCCATTAGGAGTTGCATTAGCAGGTCCTGGAAATCCAGGTGCTCTCGTTAAAGGACCAGCTGCTCAAGCCACCGTTCATGGCCCAGATGGAAGCGTAATCGTTGGTGCTGCTGATGCTGGAGCTGTAGCTGCTGCTCCAATCCCCGGAGGTCATGTAGCCGCTGCTGTTGCTCCTGGAATTGTTGCTACCCCTGGAATTGTTGCTGCCCCAATTATTGCCCCAGCTCCCATCATTGCTGCCCCCATCATCGCCAAACCAGTAATCCCATCTGGATCAATCAGCGTTGGGTTAGGAGGAGCTGTCATTGCTGGACCATCTGGGTCTGTTGCTACTAATAACGGACTTGGAGTTGGTTTAGGACATGGGGTCGGTTTGGGATTAGGTTACGGACATGGATTAGGTTTGGGACTTGGCCATGGACTctattaa